A stretch of the Oceanicola sp. D3 genome encodes the following:
- a CDS encoding ABC transporter permease, with translation MADISHNSEDRRGPVLPPWLKKLAATILTVAVTLLGLLFVTFMIGRVMPIDPVLAVIGERATQAQYDAVYLELGLDKPLIQQFFIYVSDVLQGDFGKSIRTGQEVTTDIARVFPATLELATLGTIFGIVLGVPLGVMAAVYRGSWIDQLARFVGLIGYSMPIFWLGLVGLLIFYGILDWVEGPGRLGVFYQGLVPERTGLLLVDSAIAGDWTVFKDAFGHIILPASLLGYYSLAYISRMTRSFMLEQLNSEYVTTARVKGLSERKVIWRHAFRNIRIQLITVIALAYANLLEGSVLTEIIFAWPGLGSYITTSLLANDMNSVLGGTVVIGTIFVGLNIFSDLLYRFFDPRAK, from the coding sequence GTGGCTGACATTTCACACAATTCGGAGGACCGGCGCGGGCCGGTCCTCCCTCCTTGGCTCAAGAAGCTGGCCGCCACGATCCTGACCGTGGCCGTCACCTTGTTGGGTCTGCTTTTCGTGACCTTCATGATCGGTCGCGTCATGCCGATCGACCCGGTTCTTGCCGTCATCGGCGAGCGGGCGACGCAGGCGCAGTATGATGCGGTCTATCTGGAGCTCGGGCTCGACAAGCCGCTGATCCAGCAGTTCTTCATCTATGTCAGCGACGTGTTGCAAGGCGATTTCGGCAAATCCATCCGCACCGGGCAGGAGGTGACAACCGACATTGCCCGCGTCTTCCCCGCCACGCTGGAGCTGGCCACGCTGGGCACCATCTTCGGCATCGTGCTGGGCGTGCCGCTGGGGGTGATGGCGGCTGTTTATCGTGGCTCGTGGATCGACCAGCTGGCCCGCTTTGTCGGCCTCATCGGTTACTCCATGCCGATCTTCTGGCTCGGCCTCGTGGGGCTGCTGATCTTCTACGGCATCCTCGATTGGGTCGAGGGGCCAGGCCGCCTTGGCGTGTTCTATCAGGGCCTCGTGCCCGAGCGCACCGGCCTGCTGCTGGTGGATAGCGCCATCGCCGGCGACTGGACGGTGTTCAAGGACGCCTTCGGCCATATCATCCTGCCCGCCTCGCTGCTGGGCTATTATTCACTGGCCTATATCAGCCGGATGACCCGCTCCTTCATGCTGGAGCAGCTGAATTCGGAATATGTCACTACGGCGCGGGTGAAGGGCCTGTCGGAGCGCAAGGTGATCTGGCGCCATGCCTTCCGCAACATCCGCATTCAGCTCATCACCGTGATCGCGCTGGCCTATGCCAACCTGCTGGAGGGCTCGGTGCTGACAGAGATCATCTTCGCATGGCCCGGCCTTGGCAGCTATATCACCACCTCGCTGCTTGCGAACGACATGAACTCCGTGCTCGGTGGCACCGTGGTGATCGGCACCATCTTCGTGGGGCTCAACATCTTCTCCGACCTGCTCTACCGCTTCTTCGATCCGAGGGCCAAATGA
- a CDS encoding dipeptidase translates to MTDWPAPRIFDGHNDTLLRILRGQVTPEDVAKGLPDGHIDLPRAKQGGFGGGFFAIFVPSPSDKAVRYEVMERPPYDLPLPEPIPQPEAWDFVMRGFEALTGLEQAGAITVCSTAGEIEAALGGETMAAVPHIEGAEAVSESCAELEELHAMGLRSLGPVWSRPTVFGEGVPFRYPSTGDIGGGLTEAGKRLVAECNRLKIMLDLSHLNEKGVDDIAVLSDAPLVATHSNAHAITPHSRNLTDRQLSQIAESGGMVGINYASAFLRPDGKMLSEFSLDLMMRHLDHLIKFLGEDGVGFGSDFDGALVPEEIKDCAGMVNLRAALRKHGVDDAMMRKLAHGNWLRVLRATWGE, encoded by the coding sequence ATGACAGATTGGCCCGCCCCCCGCATTTTCGACGGACATAACGACACGCTTCTGCGCATTCTGCGCGGGCAGGTCACACCCGAGGACGTGGCCAAGGGCCTGCCAGACGGCCATATCGACCTGCCCCGCGCCAAGCAGGGCGGGTTTGGTGGCGGTTTCTTCGCCATCTTCGTGCCCAGCCCCTCCGACAAGGCGGTGCGCTACGAGGTGATGGAGCGCCCGCCCTATGATCTGCCGTTGCCGGAGCCGATCCCGCAGCCCGAGGCCTGGGACTTCGTGATGCGCGGTTTTGAGGCGCTGACCGGGCTGGAGCAGGCCGGGGCGATCACCGTGTGTAGCACCGCGGGAGAGATCGAGGCGGCGCTGGGCGGCGAAACTATGGCCGCGGTGCCCCATATCGAGGGCGCCGAGGCGGTGAGCGAGAGCTGCGCCGAGCTGGAAGAGCTGCACGCCATGGGCCTGCGTTCGCTCGGCCCGGTCTGGTCGCGGCCCACGGTCTTTGGCGAGGGCGTGCCGTTTCGTTACCCCTCCACGGGCGACATTGGCGGCGGGCTGACCGAGGCCGGCAAGCGGCTTGTCGCCGAGTGCAATCGGCTGAAAATCATGCTCGATCTCAGTCACTTGAACGAGAAAGGCGTGGATGACATCGCGGTGCTTTCAGATGCGCCACTGGTGGCCACACACTCCAATGCCCATGCCATCACGCCCCATTCGCGCAACCTCACAGACCGGCAATTGAGCCAGATCGCCGAGAGCGGCGGCATGGTTGGCATCAACTACGCTTCCGCCTTCCTGCGCCCCGACGGAAAGATGCTTTCGGAGTTTTCGCTTGACCTGATGATGCGTCACCTTGACCATCTGATAAAATTTCTCGGTGAAGATGGCGTTGGCTTCGGGTCGGATTTCGATGGCGCGCTGGTTCCCGAAGAGATCAAGGATTGTGCAGGCATGGTCAATCTTCGGGCCGCGCTGCGCAAACATGGGGTGGATGACGCGATGATGCGCAAGCTGGCCCATGGTAACTGGTTGCGTGTGTTGCGCGCGACGTGGGGAGAGTAA
- a CDS encoding ABC transporter ATP-binding protein: MSDDTLLDVENLWVKFPTRTGIFDAVRGISFSLGRERLGIVGESGSGKSMTGRALLKLIRKPGFVEADRMEMGGTNLLTASEKDMRAIRGRHAAMIMQDPKFSLNPVMTVQQQMVEALTTHERVSKRQARARALEMLDAVAIREPERVLKLYPHEVSGGMGQRIMIAMMLIPDPKILIADEPTSALDVSVQLQVLEIMDKLVKERGMGLIFISHDLNLVANFCDRVAVMYAGRIVEVCEAGKLHEAQHPYTRGLLNAVPNLEHPRERLEVLARDPAWREAPSVSARAGQGAA, from the coding sequence GTGAGCGACGATACCCTGCTCGATGTCGAGAACCTCTGGGTCAAGTTCCCCACCCGCACCGGCATCTTCGATGCGGTGCGTGGCATCTCGTTTTCGCTCGGGCGTGAGCGGCTCGGGATCGTGGGCGAAAGCGGCTCGGGCAAGTCGATGACCGGCCGCGCCCTGCTCAAGCTCATCCGCAAGCCCGGCTTTGTAGAGGCCGACCGGATGGAAATGGGCGGCACCAACCTGCTGACCGCCAGTGAAAAGGACATGCGCGCCATTCGGGGCCGCCACGCCGCGATGATCATGCAAGACCCGAAGTTTTCGCTGAACCCGGTGATGACGGTGCAGCAGCAGATGGTCGAGGCGCTGACCACACATGAGCGGGTGAGCAAGCGGCAGGCCCGTGCCCGCGCGCTGGAGATGCTCGATGCAGTGGCCATCCGCGAGCCCGAGCGGGTGCTCAAGCTCTACCCGCATGAGGTGTCGGGCGGCATGGGCCAGCGGATCATGATCGCCATGATGCTGATCCCCGATCCCAAGATCCTCATCGCCGACGAGCCGACCTCGGCGCTCGACGTCTCGGTGCAGCTTCAGGTGCTGGAGATCATGGACAAGCTGGTGAAAGAGCGCGGCATGGGCCTCATCTTCATCAGCCATGACCTGAACCTCGTGGCCAATTTCTGCGACAGGGTGGCGGTGATGTACGCAGGCCGGATCGTGGAAGTCTGCGAAGCGGGCAAGCTGCACGAGGCGCAGCACCCCTACACCCGCGGCCTGCTCAACGCCGTGCCCAACCTCGAACACCCCCGCGAGCGGCTCGAAGTGCTGGCCCGTGACCCGGCCTGGCGCGAGGCACCCTCGGTGAGTGCGCGGGCAGGGCAGGGGGCGGCATGA
- a CDS encoding ABC transporter ATP-binding protein: MSAALDIRNLHVWFGEGAARNMAVKGVNLAVEEGESFGLVGESGSGKSTVLRAIAGLVESWDGAIDVAGESLKPRGRSKQFYKTVQMVFQDPYASLHPRHTVDRVLGETLALHGFFDIDARIARLLESVGLGTGFRFRYPHQLSGGQRQRVAIARALAPEPRILLLDEPTSALDVSVQAEILNLLSDLRSQMGLTYLMVSHDLGVVGHMCGQIAVMQQGEIVETLGVAEMRKLQANHPYTQHLLESSLGAIR; the protein is encoded by the coding sequence ATGAGCGCGGCGCTGGACATCCGCAATCTGCACGTCTGGTTTGGCGAAGGCGCGGCTCGCAACATGGCGGTGAAGGGGGTGAACCTCGCCGTCGAGGAGGGCGAGAGCTTTGGGCTGGTGGGCGAAAGCGGCTCGGGCAAATCCACCGTGCTGCGGGCGATTGCCGGGCTGGTTGAAAGCTGGGATGGCGCGATTGACGTGGCGGGCGAAAGCCTGAAGCCCCGTGGCCGCTCCAAGCAGTTCTACAAGACCGTGCAGATGGTGTTTCAGGATCCCTACGCCTCGCTCCACCCGCGCCACACGGTCGACAGGGTGCTGGGCGAGACGCTGGCCCTGCATGGTTTTTTCGACATCGACGCCCGCATCGCCCGCCTGCTGGAAAGCGTGGGCCTCGGCACCGGCTTCCGCTTCCGCTACCCCCACCAGCTGTCTGGCGGCCAGCGCCAGCGCGTCGCCATCGCCCGCGCCCTCGCGCCCGAGCCGCGCATCCTGCTGCTGGATGAGCCGACCTCGGCGCTCGATGTGAGCGTGCAGGCCGAAATCCTCAACTTGCTCTCCGACCTGCGCAGCCAGATGGGCCTGACCTACCTGATGGTCAGCCACGACCTTGGCGTCGTCGGCCATATGTGCGGCCAGATCGCGGTGATGCAGCAGGGCGAGATCGTCGAAACGCTGGGCGTGGCCGAAATGCGCAAGCTCCAGGCCAACCACCCCTATACCCAACACCTGCTCGAAAGCTCGCTGGGCGCGATCCGCTGA
- a CDS encoding ABC transporter substrate-binding protein translates to MTHRKLLRTTAIVAALMGGVAAPALAETPPNMLVIANRIDDIKTFDPQESFEFAGADVSRNVYQKLVNFDPMDLDAGYQPDIAESWEVAEDGKSITFTIAEGNTFASGNPVTAEDVIFSLQRAVKLDKTPSFILTQFGFTPDNVEEMITADGNKVTIKLDKEYAVSFVLNCLTATIGGIVDKETVMANEVDGDMGNEWLRTNTAGSGPYKVVDWKPSESVLMDLNPNYGGEKPAMERVIVQHIQESATQRLQLERGDIDVARNLSPEDIAGLEGVEGVKVVDELRGRLMYFSANQKNEMLSDPKVLEALKLATDYEGMANSFLKGQYTVHQAFLPLTFLGALEDKPFSYDMDAAKAALAESGFPDCGPIKISVREAQERLDIAQSLQNTWGQLGCDIELIVGTGAQTLDRYRAREHDIYLGAWGPDYPDPNTNAGTFAYNPDNSDEAGATGLLAWRNAWDAGDMSDATLAAVQENDTDKRREMYLEIQKEHQQVSPFGVMFQQIEQNGMGASVENFVAGGATTAVSYWVITK, encoded by the coding sequence ATGACACATCGCAAATTGCTGCGAACCACGGCCATTGTGGCCGCTCTGATGGGCGGCGTGGCTGCCCCCGCGCTGGCCGAGACCCCGCCCAACATGCTGGTGATCGCCAACCGCATCGACGACATCAAAACCTTCGACCCGCAGGAGAGCTTCGAGTTCGCCGGGGCCGACGTGTCGCGCAACGTCTACCAGAAGCTTGTCAACTTCGACCCGATGGACCTCGACGCAGGCTACCAGCCCGACATCGCCGAGAGCTGGGAAGTGGCCGAGGACGGAAAGTCGATCACCTTCACCATCGCCGAGGGCAACACCTTTGCCTCCGGCAACCCGGTGACGGCGGAAGACGTGATCTTCTCGCTCCAGCGCGCGGTGAAGCTCGACAAGACCCCGAGCTTCATCCTCACCCAGTTCGGCTTCACGCCGGACAACGTGGAAGAGATGATCACCGCCGATGGCAACAAGGTGACCATCAAGCTCGACAAGGAATACGCGGTTTCCTTCGTGCTCAACTGCCTGACCGCCACCATCGGCGGCATCGTCGACAAAGAGACCGTCATGGCCAATGAGGTCGATGGCGACATGGGCAACGAGTGGCTGCGCACCAACACCGCAGGCTCCGGCCCCTACAAGGTGGTGGACTGGAAGCCCTCCGAAAGCGTGCTGATGGACCTCAACCCCAACTACGGCGGCGAGAAGCCGGCGATGGAGCGGGTGATCGTGCAGCACATTCAGGAAAGCGCCACCCAGCGCCTTCAGCTGGAGCGTGGCGACATCGACGTGGCCCGCAACCTTAGCCCCGAAGACATCGCCGGGCTGGAGGGCGTCGAGGGTGTGAAGGTCGTCGACGAGCTGCGCGGCCGCCTGATGTACTTCTCGGCCAACCAGAAAAACGAGATGCTCTCGGACCCGAAGGTGCTGGAAGCCCTCAAGCTGGCGACCGACTACGAGGGCATGGCGAACAGCTTCCTCAAGGGCCAGTACACCGTGCATCAGGCCTTCCTGCCGCTGACCTTCCTCGGCGCGCTGGAAGACAAGCCCTTCTCCTACGACATGGACGCCGCCAAGGCCGCGCTGGCCGAGTCGGGCTTTCCCGATTGCGGGCCGATCAAGATCTCGGTGCGTGAAGCGCAGGAGCGTCTCGACATCGCGCAATCGCTCCAGAACACCTGGGGCCAGCTTGGCTGCGACATCGAGCTGATCGTCGGCACCGGCGCCCAAACGCTGGACCGCTATCGCGCCCGTGAGCACGATATCTACCTCGGCGCATGGGGCCCGGATTATCCCGACCCCAACACCAACGCCGGCACCTTCGCCTACAACCCCGACAACTCCGACGAGGCAGGGGCCACCGGCCTTCTGGCGTGGCGGAACGCATGGGATGCAGGCGACATGAGCGACGCCACGCTGGCTGCCGTTCAGGAGAACGACACCGACAAGCGCCGCGAGATGTATCTGGAGATCCAGAAGGAGCACCAGCAGGTGTCGCCCTTCGGCGTGATGTTCCAGCAGATCGAGCAGAACGGCATGGGTGCCTCGGTTGAAAACTTCGTTGCCGGTGGCGCGACCACGGCTGTCTCTTACTGGGTTATCACGAAGTAA
- a CDS encoding CmpA/NrtA family ABC transporter substrate-binding protein has translation MSAPLSVGFIPLVDAAPLVIAHEIGFAEEEGLALDLRPAASWATLRDMVSLGQVEAAHMLAPVPVAMALGLGGSGIRLDVLQVLSVNGNAIGVSTTLAEQMRAAGHPFDFFDATAAGQALMAAKPEGLRIGVPFPFSGHAELLYHWLGALGFAAPQALSVHTVPPPLMAEALAAGEVDAFCVGAPWGTLAVESGVGELLLPGTAIRRFSPEKVLAVRHDWAEAEPELTGRLMRAIWRANRWLGQGQNLTTASEILARKPYLDTPAELIERALSGRLIVTQKGEMRTVPRYVTFFEGAATFPWRSSGALIADRIAARTGLDRPAARAEGARVFRSDLYRQHLARTTADMPGASERIEGALSEDTPVASPSGRLTLPADSFFDGFIFDPSGEE, from the coding sequence ATGAGCGCGCCACTGTCGGTCGGGTTTATTCCGCTGGTGGATGCTGCGCCGCTGGTGATCGCTCATGAGATCGGATTTGCCGAAGAAGAGGGGCTGGCGCTGGACCTGAGGCCCGCCGCCTCATGGGCAACGCTGCGCGACATGGTTTCGCTCGGGCAGGTCGAGGCCGCGCATATGCTGGCCCCGGTGCCGGTGGCTATGGCACTGGGGCTGGGCGGCTCTGGCATTCGGCTGGATGTGTTGCAGGTGCTTTCGGTCAACGGCAATGCCATTGGGGTATCAACCACGCTGGCCGAGCAAATGCGCGCGGCGGGGCATCCTTTTGATTTTTTCGACGCCACCGCCGCCGGGCAGGCGCTGATGGCGGCCAAGCCCGAGGGGCTGCGCATTGGCGTGCCCTTCCCGTTCTCGGGCCATGCGGAGCTGCTCTATCATTGGTTGGGTGCGCTGGGCTTTGCCGCGCCGCAGGCGCTTTCGGTGCACACCGTGCCGCCGCCGCTGATGGCCGAGGCGCTGGCCGCAGGCGAGGTGGATGCCTTCTGCGTCGGCGCGCCCTGGGGCACGCTGGCGGTGGAGAGCGGGGTCGGGGAGTTGCTGCTGCCCGGCACGGCCATCCGCCGCTTCAGCCCTGAAAAGGTGCTGGCTGTGCGCCATGACTGGGCCGAGGCCGAGCCAGAGCTGACGGGGCGGCTGATGCGGGCGATCTGGCGGGCGAACCGCTGGCTGGGGCAGGGGCAAAACCTCACCACCGCCTCCGAGATCCTCGCCCGCAAGCCCTACCTCGACACACCCGCCGAGCTGATCGAGCGGGCGCTCTCGGGGCGGCTCATCGTGACCCAGAAGGGCGAGATGCGCACGGTGCCGCGCTACGTCACGTTCTTCGAGGGGGCAGCCACCTTCCCCTGGCGTTCCTCCGGCGCGCTGATCGCCGACCGGATCGCCGCGCGCACCGGGCTCGACAGGCCCGCCGCCCGGGCCGAGGGCGCGCGCGTCTTCCGCTCCGATCTCTACCGCCAGCACCTCGCCCGCACCACTGCCGACATGCCCGGCGCCTCCGAGCGGATCGAGGGCGCGCTCTCCGAAGACACCCCCGTCGCCTCCCCCTCGGGCCGACTCACGCTGCCTGCGGACTCGTTCTTTGATGGCTTCATTTTTGATCCTTCCGGCGAAGAGTGA
- a CDS encoding ABC transporter permease, which translates to MSDLPTPQPGEQPTDRPSWRDWLMTDAPASRRQARAAAWYAGWLALRGNTLAMFGLLVLIFLILCAAFAPLLATQDPFAQDLGARLLPPGSEGYIFGTDSLGRDIYSRLLYGARISLYIVALVALVAPLLGLIIGTIAGYAGGWLDVVLMRFTDIFLAFPRLILALAFVAALGAGIENAVLAISLTAWPPYARIARAETLTIRNSDYIHAIRLQGAGAIRIITRHVWPLCISSLVIRVTLDMAGIILTAAGLGFLGLGAQPPSPEWGAMVSEGRKYILDHWWVATIPGLAIFAISLAFNLLGDGLRDVLDPKESKS; encoded by the coding sequence ATGAGCGATCTGCCAACACCCCAACCCGGTGAGCAGCCAACCGACCGCCCGAGTTGGCGCGACTGGCTGATGACAGACGCCCCCGCCTCGCGCCGTCAGGCCCGGGCGGCGGCATGGTATGCTGGCTGGCTGGCGCTGCGCGGCAACACGCTGGCGATGTTCGGCCTGCTGGTGCTGATCTTCCTGATCCTCTGCGCCGCCTTTGCTCCGCTGCTGGCCACGCAAGACCCCTTTGCGCAGGATCTCGGCGCACGGCTCCTGCCGCCGGGCAGCGAGGGCTATATCTTCGGCACCGACTCGCTGGGCCGCGACATTTACTCCCGCCTGCTCTACGGCGCGCGGATCTCGCTTTATATCGTGGCGCTGGTGGCGCTGGTCGCCCCGCTGCTGGGCCTCATCATCGGCACCATCGCGGGCTATGCGGGCGGCTGGCTCGACGTGGTGCTGATGCGCTTCACCGATATCTTCCTCGCCTTCCCCCGCCTCATCCTCGCGCTCGCCTTCGTGGCGGCATTGGGCGCGGGCATCGAAAACGCGGTGCTGGCGATCTCGCTCACCGCATGGCCGCCTTATGCCCGGATCGCGCGGGCCGAGACGCTGACGATCCGCAACTCGGACTATATCCACGCCATCCGCCTGCAAGGCGCAGGCGCAATCCGCATCATCACCCGTCACGTCTGGCCGCTCTGCATTTCCAGCCTCGTGATCCGCGTCACCCTCGACATGGCTGGCATCATCCTCACCGCCGCCGGCCTCGGCTTCCTCGGCCTCGGCGCACAGCCGCCCTCGCCGGAATGGGGGGCGATGGTCTCTGAAGGGCGCAAGTACATCCTCGACCACTGGTGGGTCGCCACCATTCCGGGCCTCGCGATCTTTGCCATTTCGCTCGCCTTCAACCTGCTCGGCGACGGGCTGCGCGATGTGCTGGACCCGAAGGAGAGCAAATCGTGA
- a CDS encoding ANTAR domain-containing response regulator, with protein sequence MSDKLSIIVVEADRERALLIVDSLREAGDFDVAVISEVTGLSRRISEKNPDVVLVDVTSPSRDMLEELTLASGPMDRPVALFVDRDDNGLTRAAIEAGVSAYVVDGLRPDRIKPIMDAAIARFHMFSQMRAELMATRQALEERKIIDRAKGLLMKAKGLDEDAAYALLRKAAMDQGVKLADVAQSLVTAAGLLA encoded by the coding sequence ATGTCCGACAAGCTCTCTATCATCGTCGTCGAAGCCGACCGTGAGCGCGCCCTGCTCATCGTTGACAGCCTGCGCGAGGCGGGAGATTTCGATGTGGCGGTCATCTCCGAAGTCACCGGCCTGTCGCGCCGGATCTCCGAGAAAAACCCTGATGTGGTGCTGGTCGATGTCACCTCGCCCTCGCGCGACATGCTGGAAGAGCTCACGCTGGCCTCCGGCCCGATGGACCGGCCCGTGGCGCTCTTCGTGGACCGTGATGACAATGGGCTGACCCGCGCGGCGATCGAGGCCGGGGTTTCGGCCTATGTGGTGGACGGGCTGCGCCCCGACCGGATCAAGCCGATCATGGATGCCGCCATCGCCCGGTTTCACATGTTCTCGCAGATGCGCGCGGAGCTGATGGCCACCCGGCAGGCGTTGGAAGAGCGCAAGATCATCGACCGCGCCAAGGGCCTGCTGATGAAGGCCAAGGGGCTGGATGAGGATGCCGCCTACGCGCTGCTCCGCAAGGCGGCGATGGATCAGGGCGTCAAGCTGGCCGATGTGGCGCAAAGCCTTGTTACGGCGGCGGGGCTGCTCGCATGA